The sequence below is a genomic window from Candidatus Schekmanbacteria bacterium.
AGGGACACAGAGCCTGTCTAAAAACTCAGTATTTGTCATTGTCCAGCTTGACTGGACAATCCAGAAGCTATTGAAAAGACTGGATTCCCCGATCAAGTCGGGGAATGACAGCCTGACGGAATTGTAGTTTTTAGACAAGCTCCACATCCCATATTTTCAACTTAATCCTTTTTTCACCTTGCTCCCCGCTCCACCTGCCACAGCAACACTGCTTGCTGAGTTACATATTGCGGCGTAGGAATGCACGAATGGTTCGCAATTCATTTTCAGGTACGCACTTAACGAAAGTTCGATGTCTTCGAGCATTGGGGTGTGGCAGAAAGGTTATGATACGCTCCCGACCCCACACTCTGGCTGGGACATACATGGTCCCATCTGTGGGGATACCGAACTCGGTTTTAAGTGCTTCTCGCGCCCGTTTGCCGAGGACCACGATTATGCTGGCACCTGACATCGACAGTGTGCGACTGAGATAGCGACTCACACAGAAGTCCTGAAAGTCCTGAGCTTCACGCACCCCGATTTCATACTTGGATTTGCAGTGTACTATCTCCGTGAGTGCGTAATCAATGCCTGGTTCAACATCTTGATCGAGCAATTCAATCGCCCGTTGTTTTACTCCTGCCCAGAACTTGGTTGCACGCAAATGTACGCCGTCTTCACCTAGGAGCCTGTCCGAGTAATAACTATTTTTAAGATTTTATCTGTCATAATTTTCATACTGTTTTATAATCATCGGGGAATAACACCATCTGAACTTTTTTAACCCTGTTTATCTCCAAAACAATACAGTCATTAACGCACAAAAGTGCCTCTCTGTCTTTAAAACCTTTCACAGGTAGTAAATCCTGCTCTGTAAAGTTTCAGGATGTTATGGGCTGTACATATCAGAGACCATTCGCCTTTCACTTTCTCAAGCCCTCGCATCAGAAATTGTCGAAACCCTCTGGCCTCTTTTATTTGCCCAAATACAGGTTCAACTGTCTGCTTCCTTAGTTTGTATTTTCCTCGTCCATGTTTGGTCCTCAGTTTTCTCCTCATCCTGTCTATAACTGACAGATCTTCCGGTATTCGCCCTCGTGGGGCCGGCTCTACTTTGTCATTATGCTTTTGTTTGTCAGGTGATATGAAGGCTTCAACTTTCTGCTCCCTTAACCATTCAACATTCTCTCCGCTAAAATACCCTGCATCTGCTGATACTTCTTCCGGTAATGCATCCATTACTTCTACTATCTTCTCTACCATTGGTTTTACATGCTTTTTGTCTACCGATTTGTTTGATACATCCGCTGCCACTATTACCTGTGATGACGCATCCACTGCTGCCTGAGCGTTATAACCTTGTATGAATGCCTTATCCCCATTAATCATTATCTTCGATTCGGAGTCCGTGAAATTCCTCTGTGCGCTTTCTTTAGGAACACCTATATGTGCAGGCTTCTTGCCACGCTTTTTACCGGCGTCTTCTGCATCCTCTTCTTGAAAGTTCTGTCTTGCTTCTTCCTCCAACGCCTTCATCGCTTCTTCTATTTTCTTTAAACGGCTTTCCCTCCTGGCAAGCTCCTCGGGAAGTTCGTCCCCACGTTTGTCTCTCCCATATTCTTCGTCTTCTGCCCTGTCCACTTCTTCTGCCTGCCTCAGTATGTCTTCTATTTCCTGCTTAAGCCTTTCCGTTTCTTTCTTCATCCTTCCGTAGCTCATTGCCTTATGCTTCGATGCGTTGGCCTTTATCTTTGTCCCATCCAGTGAGATATGCCCAAGCTGTACAAGTCCTGCCCTCCGACATATTTCAACTACCTGTACAAACAATCCTTTCAATGCTTCAAGATGCCGCTTCCTGAAATCGCTGATCGTCCTGAAGTCCGGGAAATTCCCGGCTCCAACTATCCGAAATGCTACGTCTTCCTGAAGCTTCCTCGCTATTCGCCTCGACGAATACACTCCTACACAATATGCATAAAAAATAACTTTCGTCATCATCCCCGGATGGTATGGAGGATAGCCGCGCTCTTCTTTTTCATACACCTCCTCTATGGCGCTTAGTTTTAGTCCGTCTACTATGTCAGAGATAAAGTAGACAAGGTGATCCTCCGGCAACCATTCCCTCAATGATGGCGGTATCAATAAAAGTTGATCTGGTTCGTATGGTCTATATGTTTTCATGTCACTATTATATGGATTTGCTTGCTTCAGTTGAAGTTAATATTACTCGGACAGGCTCCTAGGACACCCATAGTGTTATAGATTATCTCGATGAACTCAAGGAAACAGGTGAAATCGTATTTGAGAGACCACCTCTTAAAAGAAATTTTCAAATGAGACTTGATGATGCAACAATTAATAAGCTGAAAAAACTTGCCAAAATGAAAGGCATTATTGATGTTTCAACCATAATAAGAGGCTGGATAAAAGAACATCTCAATAAAGAACTTAAGACTGCATAAACAAGAGCAGTCTTCACTTTCAACTACTGACCACCTTTTAAAAACTTACAGGGTCTTGTTAACTGGGCAGAGGACATGATAAGGGAATCTGATTTTGAAAGCAAAAGCTTTGAACTCATAAGAGACATACTTGCAAGGATAGGGCTTGCAGATGTCCGTGAATTTGGGCTTACATGGGATGATTGTTATGATTTTCTTCACAAACTCGGCTATAACGTGAAGGTTGAATTAGTAGAAGTATAGCTTGTAGCATTGTAGATGTATACCTGCCTGTCGGCAGACAGGTTATTAGAGTTTTTAAATAGGTTTATCGTACTTCTTTTGAAACCTTTTTTATTACTCTTTATTACTCAATTGACTAATTCCTTACCTTTTGTTAATCTTTTACTAAAAATAAACGCTGGGAGGCTAAAAATGCACGGGATTGCCGAAAATATCAAGCCTAAATATATGATTGATGAGAAAGGCCATAAGAAATCTGTTGTACTCAGCCTGAAGGAATACAAAAATATAATGGAGTTAGTTGAAGACCTTGAAGACGCTAATGACCTCCTTAAAGCTGAACGAGAGGCAACTACCTTTACTCCATATGAAAAGTTCCGCAAGGCATGGCTTAAACTTTGATTTATAAGATCATAATAGAACGTAAGGCTGAAAAAGAAGCAGAGAAAATTCCAATAAAATATCGCACTGCAATTGATAGAGCAATTCTTTCCCTTACCTCTAATCCAAGACC
It includes:
- a CDS encoding IS1182 family transposase gives rise to the protein MKTYRPYEPDQLLLIPPSLREWLPEDHLVYFISDIVDGLKLSAIEEVYEKEERGYPPYHPGMMTKVIFYAYCVGVYSSRRIARKLQEDVAFRIVGAGNFPDFRTISDFRKRHLEALKGLFVQVVEICRRAGLVQLGHISLDGTKIKANASKHKAMSYGRMKKETERLKQEIEDILRQAEEVDRAEDEEYGRDKRGDELPEELARRESRLKKIEEAMKALEEEARQNFQEEDAEDAGKKRGKKPAHIGVPKESAQRNFTDSESKIMINGDKAFIQGYNAQAAVDASSQVIVAADVSNKSVDKKHVKPMVEKIVEVMDALPEEVSADAGYFSGENVEWLREQKVEAFISPDKQKHNDKVEPAPRGRIPEDLSVIDRMRRKLRTKHGRGKYKLRKQTVEPVFGQIKEARGFRQFLMRGLEKVKGEWSLICTAHNILKLYRAGFTTCERF